A stretch of the Staphylococcus sp. NRL 16/872 genome encodes the following:
- the trmL gene encoding tRNA (uridine(34)/cytosine(34)/5-carboxymethylaminomethyluridine(34)-2'-O)-methyltransferase TrmL, with protein sequence MTNHIVLFQPEIPANTGNIARTCAGTNTNLHLIKPLGFSTDDKMLKRAGLDYWEHVNITYHESIEDFFEATDGEYYLLTKFGKQIYSDFNFNKPDTDLFFIFGRETTGLPDWVKEKYADTALRIPMSDHIRSLNLSNTAALLIYEALRQQNFPGLS encoded by the coding sequence GTATTATTTCAACCTGAAATACCTGCAAATACAGGAAATATAGCCCGTACTTGCGCTGGCACAAACACAAATCTACATCTAATTAAACCTTTAGGCTTTAGTACAGATGATAAAATGTTAAAACGTGCTGGATTAGATTATTGGGAACATGTAAATATAACATATCACGAAAGTATTGAAGACTTCTTTGAAGCGACTGACGGAGAATACTATCTTCTAACAAAATTTGGTAAGCAAATATATAGCGATTTTAATTTTAATAAACCAGACACTGATTTATTTTTTATTTTCGGAAGAGAAACGACAGGCTTACCTGATTGGGTTAAAGAAAAATATGCAGATACAGCGTTAAGAATTCCGATGAGTGACCATATTCGATCTTTAAATTTATCTAATACAGCAGCTTTATTAATTTATGAAGCACTTCGTCAGCAAAACTTTCCAGGCTTATCGTAA
- the fumC gene encoding class II fumarate hydratase, with product MSVRIEHDTFGEIEVPADKYWGAQTERSKRNFPVGKERMPIEVVYGFAQLKRGAALANHELGKLSDIKKDAIVHACDLILKGELDEHFPLVVWQTGSGTQSNMNVNEVVSYVANDYLKEHGSDESIHPNDDVNKSQSSNDTFPTAMHVALYHEVETKLEPALKHLRDTFKEKEDKFQSIIKIGRTHLQDATPIRLGQEISGWRYMLDKCEELLSESKKHILNLAIGGTAVGTGINAHPEFGDKVAKFISENTGYDFVSSENKFHALTSHDEVVQLHGTLKALAADLMKIANDIRWLASGPRAGLAEISIPENEPGSSIMPGKVNPTQCEMLTMVAVQVMGNDSVVGFASSQGNFELNVFKPVILHNTLQSIYLLADGMQTFNDNCAVGIEPIEENIDNYLNQSLMLVTALNPHIGYEKAAQIAKKAHKEGLTLKESAIDSGYVTEEQFEEWIKPEDMVDPH from the coding sequence ATGTCAGTAAGAATTGAACATGATACTTTTGGAGAAATTGAAGTACCAGCGGATAAATATTGGGGCGCTCAAACTGAGAGAAGTAAACGTAATTTCCCAGTAGGTAAAGAACGTATGCCAATTGAAGTGGTGTACGGTTTTGCTCAATTGAAAAGGGGTGCAGCGCTAGCTAACCATGAGCTTGGTAAATTAAGCGACATTAAAAAAGATGCGATTGTTCACGCATGTGACTTAATCTTAAAAGGCGAATTAGATGAACATTTCCCATTAGTTGTATGGCAAACAGGAAGCGGTACTCAAAGTAACATGAATGTAAACGAAGTCGTAAGTTATGTGGCTAATGACTATTTAAAAGAACATGGTAGTGACGAATCAATTCATCCTAATGATGATGTAAATAAGTCACAAAGTTCTAATGATACATTCCCAACAGCAATGCACGTTGCGTTATATCATGAAGTAGAAACTAAATTAGAACCTGCTTTAAAACATTTACGTGATACTTTTAAAGAAAAAGAAGACAAATTCCAATCTATTATTAAAATTGGACGTACACATTTACAAGATGCGACACCAATTAGATTAGGTCAAGAAATCAGTGGTTGGCGCTATATGTTAGATAAATGTGAAGAATTATTATCAGAATCTAAAAAACATATTCTAAACTTAGCAATCGGTGGTACAGCGGTAGGTACAGGAATTAACGCACATCCTGAATTTGGCGATAAAGTAGCGAAATTTATCTCTGAGAATACTGGATATGATTTTGTATCATCTGAGAATAAATTCCACGCTTTAACATCTCATGATGAAGTTGTGCAATTACATGGTACATTAAAAGCTTTAGCGGCTGACTTAATGAAGATCGCCAATGATATAAGATGGTTAGCTTCAGGACCAAGAGCAGGACTTGCTGAAATTTCTATCCCTGAAAATGAACCAGGTTCATCAATCATGCCTGGTAAAGTAAATCCAACACAATGTGAAATGTTAACAATGGTTGCCGTGCAAGTCATGGGTAACGATAGCGTAGTTGGCTTCGCTAGCTCACAAGGTAATTTTGAATTAAATGTATTTAAACCAGTCATTCTGCATAATACATTACAATCAATTTACTTATTAGCTGACGGTATGCAAACATTTAACGATAATTGTGCAGTAGGTATTGAACCAATTGAAGAAAACATTGATAATTACTTAAATCAATCATTAATGCTTGTGACTGCTTTAAACCCACACATCGGTTATGAAAAAGCAGCTCAAATTGCTAAAAAAGCACATAAAGAAGGATTAACATTAAAAGAATCAGCAATTGATTCTGGTTATGTTACTGAAGAACAATTTGAAGAATGGATTAAACCTGAAGATATGGTAGATCCTCACTAA
- a CDS encoding glucosamine-6-phosphate isomerase produces the protein MAMNFKVFNDVDQVAQFTADIIRKQFNNNPTTIAGLHLERETAPVLDELKKDVDRNPVDFSQVNILDYDDNRSYYEALGVPSGQIYPINLDDDATSLIDDKIKTKENKGKLILQVTSIDEKGSLNVNIRQGLMKAREVVLVITGGQKREFVKKLYEENGKSSFEPADLKVHRMVTVVLDRAAAEGLPEDVKEYFTAHFA, from the coding sequence ATGGCAATGAACTTTAAAGTATTTAATGATGTTGACCAAGTAGCACAATTCACAGCGGACATCATTAGAAAACAATTTAACAACAATCCTACAACTATTGCAGGGCTTCATTTAGAAAGAGAAACTGCACCTGTATTAGACGAATTAAAAAAAGATGTAGATCGTAATCCGGTTGATTTCAGTCAAGTTAACATTTTAGATTATGATGACAATCGTTCTTATTATGAAGCTTTAGGCGTACCATCTGGCCAAATTTATCCTATTAATTTAGATGATGATGCAACGTCTCTTATCGATGACAAAATAAAAACAAAAGAAAACAAAGGTAAGCTTATTTTACAAGTTACTTCTATTGATGAAAAAGGTAGCTTAAATGTAAATATAAGACAAGGCTTAATGAAAGCTCGCGAAGTAGTATTAGTGATTACAGGTGGACAAAAACGCGAATTTGTTAAAAAATTATATGAAGAAAATGGCAAATCAAGCTTCGAACCAGCAGATTTAAAAGTACACCGTATGGTAACTGTAGTATTAGATAGAGCTGCTGCAGAAGGTTTACCTGAAGATGTTAAAGAATACTTTACTGCTCATTTTGCATAA
- a CDS encoding SAS053 family protein, whose amino-acid sequence MSDKKETELNYHEEENAMVQDLDDLKELGKEMEQISEKNDEEKLNQSHDSDVRSDLD is encoded by the coding sequence ATGTCTGATAAAAAAGAAACAGAATTGAATTATCATGAAGAAGAGAATGCAATGGTTCAAGACTTAGATGATTTAAAAGAATTAGGTAAAGAAATGGAGCAAATTTCTGAGAAAAATGATGAAGAAAAACTCAATCAATCACATGATTCAGATGTTCGCTCTGATTTAGATTAA
- a CDS encoding RluA family pseudouridine synthase, with product MKFKIPETYDDFTLREIFQTLKLPKKDLHQLNMSKEITINDTPAKLMSKVSTGDSVYIPTPKEKSNYVPSYRYAQVSYEDDDLAIVMKPKGVKTHPNDLKESNTLMNHVIYTVDSDYVEPIHRLDQETVGLLIVAKNPLMKKILDRMLEDNEITRIYKANVKALLPLKPQTIDMPIGKDKFHPNKRRISNTGQRAITHILSSEMIKEGVCQLDIKLDTGRTHQIRVHLAEIGHPVIGDPLYGDSKLRQLELNSYQIEFKHPLTQELISVNLDD from the coding sequence ATGAAATTTAAAATACCTGAAACTTATGATGATTTCACTTTAAGAGAAATCTTTCAAACGTTGAAATTACCAAAAAAAGACTTACATCAACTTAATATGTCTAAAGAAATTACAATTAATGACACGCCCGCTAAACTTATGTCTAAAGTATCTACTGGGGACAGTGTTTACATTCCTACGCCTAAAGAGAAAAGTAATTACGTACCAAGTTATCGATATGCGCAAGTTAGCTATGAGGACGATGATTTAGCGATTGTAATGAAGCCTAAAGGAGTTAAAACGCATCCGAATGATTTAAAAGAGAGCAATACTTTGATGAATCACGTGATTTATACGGTTGATAGTGATTATGTTGAGCCTATTCATCGTTTAGACCAAGAGACAGTTGGTTTATTGATAGTGGCTAAAAATCCATTAATGAAGAAGATTCTAGACCGTATGTTAGAAGATAATGAAATTACAAGAATTTATAAAGCGAATGTAAAGGCATTATTACCACTTAAACCTCAAACGATTGATATGCCGATTGGCAAGGATAAATTCCATCCGAATAAGCGTCGTATTTCAAATACAGGACAACGCGCTATCACGCATATCTTATCTTCTGAGATGATTAAAGAAGGCGTTTGTCAATTAGATATTAAACTTGATACTGGTCGTACGCATCAAATTCGTGTGCACCTTGCTGAAATTGGTCACCCTGTTATCGGAGATCCACTATATGGAGACTCAAAATTAAGACAATTGGAACTTAATAGTTATCAAATTGAGTTTAAACACCCACTTACTCAAGAACTCATTTCAGTTAATTTAGACGATTAA